The nucleotide sequence GGGACCTGAAGCTGAGAAACTACACTCCAGAGGATGACGTGCTAAAAGAGAGGCAGGTCCCTAAAGCCAAACCGGCATCAGGTTTGTGCAGAATCTtcattatttttctaaatttaagTAAAGTCCGACTGTGACAGAGATTTCTTGGTTTCCAGTGGAGGATAAAGTCAAAGACCAGTTAAACGCAGCCAATCCCGAGCCCATCATTGAAGAAGTGGTGCGTTGTCTTTTCTTCATTCTTCATTTCGTTGCTGAAGCACAAATAGTTTTTCAGATTGTGTTGAATTTGATTTTCACAGGATTTGGCTAACTTGGCTCCAAGGAAACCAGACTGGTAAGAAGTTTTTCTTCGGTGTGAATTAAAAGTTACCTGTGACTAACGATGTTTTTTATCAAGGGATCTCAAGCGGGATGTGGCAAAGAAACTGGAGAAGCTGTCAAGGAGAACACAAAGAGCCATCGCTGAACTCATTCGTTAGTACTGTTGTCACTCCTGTTTATGTTCAAGATCTTTTGAGATATAAATTTTTATCTGCGTATGGTGTTCAGGCGATCGTTTGCGAGGCAGCGAGGAGGAGTTGGCTGGTGTGGTGGGAGCGGTACAAGAAGAACAGGAAGACTCGGACTGATTGGAAGATAAGCCACAGTGGAAAATGTGAATATCAAGGAAGGGGGCCAATTCTTTGGATTGTTTGTCACAGCTGGAAACTTTGTCCAggcttgcctttttttttttttttttttgtatcatgcTAATACAATTGTACAATCTGTATATGTGGTTGAATTATAAACAACCTGGTTGAACCTTTCATATTTGCGCTTGTAATATGTTTTAAATGGAAGTAAACTACACCTTGTGTTTTTCAAAACCCTGTGTTTTATTGGGTCAATCAGCATCCACGCACttttgaaatacattttttagGAAAACTATCACTCTCTAATTAATAAATGACCACGATGCTTTGCTACAACTGAATCGATTAAAAGAGCTTCGATTCTCAGGGTGACGTACTGGAACAATGATGAAGAAACAacggggaattttttttttttttggtacgacATTCACTAGTGATATCTATTGACAACCTTTTCCGGAATAACAGCGTCCTAACCATAAAGTGCATTTATTGTCCATAAAGGCCCAAACTTCCTCGTCTTGCACTAATCACGACAATACAAGGCCACCTGCACACTCGACTGCCATTGCCTTCactaaaaggcaaaaaaaaaataaggctcTAAAGAGAAGCAAAGCATTCAGTCACTCCCATCAGATAAATAACCCAATATGTGAATTAAGTGTTATTACGTAACATGTTGGACTATCTACTACATTGGGGAAAATATCAGTCAAAACATCACAAGATAACATTTGTGGGAATCTAATAAAAATGCAGATGCTGCTCTAAATGCTGATGATTGGTGGGAAGATCCTGaatggctattttttttttttttctaaaggaaAGTGAGGCTCAAGGAAGCATAGAACCGTACATGGTGGAGGGAGGCAGACGTTTCTTTGGCACTCGGAGTGAAGATATAAATATTCCTGTATGTGCTCGATGATGACAAAGGGGTACTCACTTTTCTGTCAATAATGTGACGGATTTGGTCAGCCCTTGAGCAAAAAATAGCTGTTGTTTGCTATTGAAAGGTAACAAACCTCGAGTGTAACCGTGTTTGCGTAGTCACCGGCTCAGTCGCAATGGCCGCCGCTGGATTCGATCTTCCTGGCTGCAGGTCCGAGCTCCACCTTGCACACTCTTTGGGCAAACTTCAGCGAGCAGAGTGTCTCGCCTACGTTGCTCTCCAGAGAAGACACCTTTGGGAATGACGGCAAAGCATGTTAATCAATAAAACCCCTTTTGGTGAATTCCAAAACCGTGTTAGTCTTACCTGCACCACCATGGCCGTCTTGCTGCCTTTACCCAGCGAGTCCTGCAATAAGTACGTAAGGCGAGAGTTTCTGAACGGGATGTGAGTCTGGCGTGCTCTCAGGGCCTGGATGACGTCCCCGAGGGCCAGCAGGGAGCGGTTGATATTCTGAGCCTCCTTCAGCCTTTCACCTTCCGCGCCGGATTTCCATACCCTCTCCGATCCCGCCAGGTCGACGAGGTTCAACTTGCCTGAGGGcgagaaaaaaaattaccttTGAAATGTCATCAGGCGGGAGAATGTCAAATCGTATAAATTTGACAGCAGGATGTTGAAATATTGACGACTGTACGACTCACCGGTGGTTTTGGAGCCGGTGGCGAGGTCGGTGCCCTGAACGGTGATGCAGAGCAGAGCGTGAGAGCGAGAGCTGTGCTGGTTCATCTGAGTTCCAAATGTGATCCTGTTCCTGCGGGCCATGGCTAAAATCTGGAGATAAACAGATTGAGTATTTTTAATACCCCCGGGGTGGCAAACTCAAGGTTTGAGGACCGGATCCTGGCCTGCTGCATCATTTTATGTTACCCACAGAAGCAGGAAATTGTATATTTGTAATATTATTATGGGACTGACTATGTtttggagtttgacacccctgctagcATACGAAAGATCCAAAATCTGTTACCTTCTTGATATGCTGGAAGCTCTTAACCTCGATGACCCTGAGGCCCGGCACGTGCAGCTGTCCTGTTCCGTCCGGGTTGATTTTGATGTCTAGTTTCTCTCCATCTTTACTCAGAAGATCTCTGAGAGTCAAAATTTGATATTAACCGAGAGTCATAGTCCCATCATCGCTCTGGGAGGTATGTCTACCTTAGCACCTCGTTGTAGATCTCCACAGAGCTGACAGTGACGATGTAGGACCACATGTCCTTCCGCTCTTCTATTCCGCTAAAGAGATGTTTCAAGGCCCTCTGGTTGATACCAGGATTCTCCACACTGCCCtaaacagcaaaacaaacagcTTGAACTTATTTGATCGAATAATGAGCTTATATTTGCAACGTTCCATATCCCAAAAAATCATTACCTCCATTGTGTATGTTTTCCCAGAACCAGTCTGTCCATACGCAAATATACAAACATGGTAGCCATCGATGCATGAGGTCACAAGCGGCTCAATTTCTCGAAAAACCTAAAAGACGACATCACAGCTTCCTAaataattccttttttttttttttgtggtgttcAGCTGTGCTACCTCTTCCTGTGTAGCCTGAGGATGGAAGACCTTGTCCAGTTCAAAAGTGCGACCCTTCCCTTTACTCAGCACACTCAGAGAGGACTCGTCGAGGTCGGCGGTAACCACCACGGCTTGACCCTCCTCGTGTTGGTCTTCTTTCAGCACAGGCTTTACGCGGCACAGCACGCGGATGTTCCCTAGGGGGCGCAAAACTCAGAATATGATATCGCCGCTACTATGACAACCATCAgtaaaatgatgtcatttttgattGTCGCAAACCTTTGAGTTCCACAAGCTGCTCGTGCAACTTCCTGCGCAGTGCAACCTCCTTTCGGTATTTCTCCAGAAGGTCTTTGTTGGCCTCTGACATCTCAGAGATTGCAGCGGAAACCTgccaaacaaaaaatattatttttgtgtatGCATAGATAGTATAGTGAATAGTAAATAACTGATGAATGGATTAAattatgataaataaataaaaataaataaaatataataaataaaaaataaataataataaattaaaataaattgtgaTACATGgattaaattaaattgaataTAGGTCATTGCCACTGGTTACCTGTTTCTTTGCCTCCTTAATCGCCGCTCCATAAAACTCGGAGAAGTTCCGAACTTGGCTCCTCAGGCTGGCGTAGTCTGTTTTCATGCAGCGCAGAGTCGGCGGGAGGGCAGTCAAACGTTTCTGCAAACCTGCGGGCGAAAATAAATTAGATTCAATGAGCtgacgtggaaagtttgtgcatGTGATATAACCGACCAAAGAATTGGTGCTGCAAATCCTGAAAGTGTTCAGCTGAACAATTTGCGGCAGCCTTCACCGCCTCCTCTTTCCTCTCCTCCAAATGGCCGATCTCCTTCAGGAGCTCCTCCCTCAGCTGTCCGATCTCCCGCTCATAAGCTGCAATCTATAAAAAGGGAAGTAGATATGATTTAAAATATAATGAGTTTTATTTTATGATACCACACAGCACACAATACAATAATCAAGATATCGCGCTGGACCTTGTGTTGCAGATTACAGCTGTATTCATCCGATTTACGGATTTGCTCCTCCAGCTGTTTGCAGCGCTCGTTCTGGTTGGACAACTTCTCGGACAGCAGCTCGTTCCTCTGTTTGGCTTTGGTCAGCTGCTTCATGGTGGCCGGAGATTCCACTTCAACCGTCTTGGTAACAtactgaggagaaaaaaaaaaactgcacttgTCTCAAATTGGATTTTAAATACCCATGTTCCCGAAAACGAGTTACCTTGACCAGCGGCTCCTTGCCCCTCTCTCGATCCAACTCCAGCTGAAGCTCCCTCACTCTGTCCTCTCGTCTTCTCAGCTCCTCCCCCCTCCTCCACTCGCTCTGTTCGCTCTGCTGCTCCAGCTGCGACAGCCGTTCGGCGCGTTGCTGCAGGGAGGCCTCCAGCTGCTGCACTCGGCTTCGCAGATTCTCGTTCTCCTAAACGGGACGATGggaacgattaaaaaaaaatacgtgaTAAACGTGAGTGTGTCTCACCTTGATAAGcatggtgctggactgggaaggGATGGTGGTAAGCTGTTGTAGGAGACCTTGGGTGACAGTCAGGCTCTGCTTGAGCGTCTCGTTCTCCGCCGAAAGACACAACGCTCGCTTTTCGGAATCTGTGGCACCCTGACAattatggacaaaagtattgggacagggGGAATACACATATGGTGTGTCCGCACTTGATAGCACTCACAGTGGCGGTTTTGAGTCTGCACAGTTCCTCCTCGCGTTCTTCGATTCCACTTTTAAGCTCATCGATCtgcgcaggaaaagcaaattttaGACACGCTGAGATCTTCCAGAAGTTTTCATACTGTCGCTACCTGCTGCTGAAAGGCAAGTATCCGCGAGTGTCGGTCTTGATCCTTCTGTTCCAGCTGCGAGCGGAGGAGACGGAGTTCTCCTCTGAGCTTGCTACGTTCCCCCTGCAGGTTGTACAGAGACTCCACCAGGCTGTGAACTCCCGCTTGGGCCGCCGCATCACTGCCGCTCTCGCCTGGAACTACACAATTAGCATCTTTAATAGAGCTCCAATCATTTCTGTCACATCTCACCCATATTCAAATGAGGTCAACCAGAAATAGTAACCCTTTAATTTGCCTTCATTGAGCCTTAGGAGGACGTGTACTGCAGAAATCGAAATATATACGTattatatagttatatattaATTTCTCTAGTTTAATACTTCAAGGCTTGTGTAATATTAATGAACATCAGCTTTTTCATACACCAGGTACTTCCAAGCTGCTCACGTGTAGCCTCACTCaagcagaaaaaaacaacaacctcatCCATATCCAATTTAAAAGGAACAGAAAAAGCAGGCCCTGCAGCATCTTAATAATCACACCTTCAAGATTGACCAGACAAGCTCTGTCAACTCTGATCTCCAATGCAGGCCATGCTAATGTTAAATTAGGTTTGCTGCGTCACCATGTTGCAGTCAAGCTGTGCAGAAGAAGAACATTAAAATAGAAGTTTGCACGCACAATGAGTAATACAGCAGAGATTtcttgataataaaaaaaaacagtgcataatgtattttttttttatgaaggcaCATTCCCTAAGGCCTTGCATGTTGcattataaacaaaacaaagctttACAATCCAAGGACACCAGGCCGCGGCGGCTATTTTTAGTCCAACACGTGCCAACTCGCATGTGCCAGACTTGTAAATGCATTTGCAAGGGAGCGAAAAACTCTCAGATATTATTCATAAACACCTTCCAAACCGTTTTGGACTTCACCCACCGATTTCGACGAGCGATGCCGCATCCTTGTCCCGCCACCGACAGTATAATCATCAATATTCATGAGATGGACATCGCAGACTTTCGTCTCTGTGGTGGTATCATACACGCACGACTAACAGAGCTTAGAATTACTTCTGCCTTTCTGCTCCCGGGTCAAAAAGCCACATCTGCTCCAAGCTGTCTAATTCTAGCCCACATGTAAATATCCAATCCCCCTCCCCCTCACCGTCACTCAGCGGGCTGAGTTGTCGTTCGACGGCTTCCTCCAGGTTACAAATGATGCTCTTCTTGTCCTTGAGGCGCCGCCGGTAGGAGGTCCGCAACGCTTTCATCTGTCGGCGGTGTTGCACCCGGTGCCGCTTGAGTTGGACGCGGTACTGCTCGGCCTGCTGTTGCAGTTGCTGGAAGTGGGAGTACTGCTCCAGGAAGCTCAGTAGGTGGGAcatgacggccatcaatggggaCTCTCCCAACTGGGCACAAATTGATTATCACCAAgatgaatagaaataaaaatggcTCATATTACCTTCCCTGGTGTCTCCAGATGGCCCTGCGAGTTCTTCTTCTTGTCAGTCTCTTGCTTGAAGGATAAAAATGCAGCCAGAGGTGTGCAAGCTGGGATGTCAGTGCCATCTTGCTCGTCTTCATCGCTCAGGGACATATCATCGCTTTCGCTGCTACTGCCTGGATGAGGACATCAGAATGTAAACATCACACAATTCATGTccattacttttttattttcaacactTACTTGAGTCACTAAGCCTagcacaggttttttttttcattttgggggTGTGGCCATTACTCCCTCTTCTCCCTGTTTCCATGGAAACAGGTCTTGGCTCCTGAGCACAGTGAGATAAATGAGGGTCAGGTGGGGATGTGATCACAATATTTACACGCTGTGCTCCTGGTTTATATCCAAGAGAGAGATTGTGGTTTTGAAATGTCGGGTTTTTGTTAATATTCATGCAAAGCCATCATGCAATTATTTGACAAAGGCTGAATATGATATGGCTAGACGTACATCTGTGGAAGCTCCACATGATGCCTCCAaggcttcctcctcctctttcttgaAGACAGTGTAGAAGATGTAGACTAAAAGAGAGTAGAAGGCGTACATCTCCACGCAGTTCACAGTTCctatgaaatgaaaacaaatcatgCAGCAGAGGTCATTTCCAGTGAAAATTTTAATAGCCATGCAGAACACCCAGTCTTCTTTACCTTAACACATATCGTCGTCTTTGCGGTAACGATTCGACATTCCCGTCATTCGCGCTTCATCCGTGACACATCTTTCCCATGCAGCTTCTTTTCTCATACAAGCAACAGCACCCCGATGCCATGCAGTCCATCAGATTGTTTTCCCCTcccctttctcctcctcctctgcacACTTGGCCCATTTACAAGCTGCAGCTGGAGCGAGCATGCTCAGTGCGGAGCCTGAGTCAGCCGCCATGGAGGATTGACAGAAAATAATTCAAGTGCTCAATGCTAACATTAGCTCTTTTAGCTCAtcaaaaaacaaatgtatttacTTGCGATCATACAAGTGCCA is from Syngnathus scovelli strain Florida chromosome 9, RoL_Ssco_1.2, whole genome shotgun sequence and encodes:
- the ccdc12 gene encoding coiled-coil domain-containing protein 12, translating into MDKNIGSLQEQALKRKERLKALRDKQIHGREQEDGEPEHKKASVEEEEPEQRYKDLKLRNYTPEDDVLKERQVPKAKPASVEDKVKDQLNAANPEPIIEEVDLANLAPRKPDWDLKRDVAKKLEKLSRRTQRAIAELIRDRLRGSEEELAGVVGAVQEEQEDSD
- the si:ch211-257p13.3 gene encoding kinesin-like protein KIFC3 isoform X1; protein product: MYAFYSLLVYIFYTVFKKEEEEALEASCGASTDEPRPVSMETGRRGSNGHTPKMKKKTCARLSDSSSSSESDDMSLSDEDEQDGTDIPACTPLAAFLSFKQETDKKKNSQGHLETPGKLGESPLMAVMSHLLSFLEQYSHFQQLQQQAEQYRVQLKRHRVQHRRQMKALRTSYRRRLKDKKSIICNLEEAVERQLSPLSDVPGESGSDAAAQAGVHSLVESLYNLQGERSKLRGELRLLRSQLEQKDQDRHSRILAFQQQIDELKSGIEEREEELCRLKTATGATDSEKRALCLSAENETLKQSLTVTQGLLQQLTTIPSQSSTMLIKENENLRSRVQQLEASLQQRAERLSQLEQQSEQSEWRRGEELRRREDRVRELQLELDRERGKEPLVKYVTKTVEVESPATMKQLTKAKQRNELLSEKLSNQNERCKQLEEQIRKSDEYSCNLQHKIAAYEREIGQLREELLKEIGHLEERKEEAVKAAANCSAEHFQDLQHQFFGLQKRLTALPPTLRCMKTDYASLRSQVRNFSEFYGAAIKEAKKQVSAAISEMSEANKDLLEKYRKEVALRRKLHEQLVELKGNIRVLCRVKPVLKEDQHEEGQAVVVTADLDESSLSVLSKGKGRTFELDKVFHPQATQEEVFREIEPLVTSCIDGYHVCIFAYGQTGSGKTYTMEGSVENPGINQRALKHLFSGIEERKDMWSYIVTVSSVEIYNEVLRDLLSKDGEKLDIKINPDGTGQLHVPGLRVIEVKSFQHIKKILAMARRNRITFGTQMNQHSSRSHALLCITVQGTDLATGSKTTGKLNLVDLAGSERVWKSGAEGERLKEAQNINRSLLALGDVIQALRARQTHIPFRNSRLTYLLQDSLGKGSKTAMVVQVSSLESNVGETLCSLKFAQRVCKVELGPAARKIESSGGHCD
- the si:ch211-257p13.3 gene encoding kinesin-like protein KIFC3 isoform X2 gives rise to the protein MYAFYSLLVYIFYTVFKKEEEEALEASCGASTDEPRPVSMETGRRGSNGHTPKMKKKTCARLSDSSSSSESDDMSLSDEDEQDGTDIPACTPLAAFLSFKQETDKKKNSQGHLETPGKLGESPLMAVMSHLLSFLEQYSHFQQLQQQAEQYRVQLKRHRVQHRRQMKALRTSYRRRLKDKKSIICNLEEAVERQLSPLSDGESGSDAAAQAGVHSLVESLYNLQGERSKLRGELRLLRSQLEQKDQDRHSRILAFQQQIDELKSGIEEREEELCRLKTATGATDSEKRALCLSAENETLKQSLTVTQGLLQQLTTIPSQSSTMLIKENENLRSRVQQLEASLQQRAERLSQLEQQSEQSEWRRGEELRRREDRVRELQLELDRERGKEPLVKYVTKTVEVESPATMKQLTKAKQRNELLSEKLSNQNERCKQLEEQIRKSDEYSCNLQHKIAAYEREIGQLREELLKEIGHLEERKEEAVKAAANCSAEHFQDLQHQFFGLQKRLTALPPTLRCMKTDYASLRSQVRNFSEFYGAAIKEAKKQVSAAISEMSEANKDLLEKYRKEVALRRKLHEQLVELKGNIRVLCRVKPVLKEDQHEEGQAVVVTADLDESSLSVLSKGKGRTFELDKVFHPQATQEEVFREIEPLVTSCIDGYHVCIFAYGQTGSGKTYTMEGSVENPGINQRALKHLFSGIEERKDMWSYIVTVSSVEIYNEVLRDLLSKDGEKLDIKINPDGTGQLHVPGLRVIEVKSFQHIKKILAMARRNRITFGTQMNQHSSRSHALLCITVQGTDLATGSKTTGKLNLVDLAGSERVWKSGAEGERLKEAQNINRSLLALGDVIQALRARQTHIPFRNSRLTYLLQDSLGKGSKTAMVVQVSSLESNVGETLCSLKFAQRVCKVELGPAARKIESSGGHCD